The following proteins are co-located in the Methylomonas sp. 11b genome:
- the greA gene encoding transcription elongation factor GreA: MQKFPLTVVGANKLRAELEELKTVVRPRIIQAISEARAHGDLKENAEYHAAREQQSFAEGRIAEIEGKLSNANIIDVTKTEANGKVVFGATVEIEDLDSGKTVTYQIVGEDEANIKEGRISVGSPIARALIGKEVEDVVTVKAPGGNIEYEILSVQYI; the protein is encoded by the coding sequence ATGCAAAAGTTTCCACTAACAGTGGTGGGTGCCAATAAATTGCGCGCCGAATTGGAAGAACTTAAAACTGTGGTTAGACCGCGTATCATTCAGGCTATCTCTGAAGCGCGTGCCCACGGCGATTTAAAAGAAAATGCGGAGTACCACGCGGCGCGCGAGCAGCAAAGCTTTGCCGAGGGGCGGATAGCTGAAATCGAAGGCAAGTTATCCAATGCCAATATCATTGATGTCACTAAAACCGAAGCCAACGGCAAAGTCGTATTCGGGGCGACAGTGGAAATCGAGGATCTCGATTCCGGCAAGACGGTAACGTATCAGATCGTCGGCGAAGACGAAGCCAATATCAAGGAAGGCCGCATTTCGGTGGGGTCGCCGATTGCCAGAGCATTAATCGGCAAGGAAGTGGAAGATGTGGTGACGGTAAAAGCGCCGGGTGGCAATATCGAATACGAGATTCTCTCGGTTCAGTATATTTAA
- the carB gene encoding carbamoyl-phosphate synthase large subunit, with product MPKRTDIKSILLLGAGPIVIGQACEFDYSGTQACKALREEGYRVILVNSNPATIMTDPDMADAIYIEPIDWQTVEKIIEKERPDAVLPTMGGQTALNCALALDKHGVLEKYGVEMIGATKEAINMAEDRALFNEAMARIGLEVSRAKIAHNMEEAFAAQEEVGYPTVVRPSFTMGGSGGGIAYNREEFIEICERGLYLSPTSELLIEESILGWKEFEMEVVRDSKDNCIIICSIENFDPMGVHTGDSITVAPAQTLTDKEYQILRNASLAVLREIGVDTGGSNVQFAINPDTGRLIVIEMNPRVSRSSALASKATGFPIAKVAAKLAVGYTLDELRNEITGGATPASFEPSIDYVVTKVPRFAFEKFPQANDRLTTQMKSVGEVMAIGRTFQESLQKALRGLEVGVDGLDEIADLSDANSEDIILRELRYPGPERLWYLADAFRSGLSFEDIHQACKIDPWFLAQVEDLVVTEKTLSTKTLATLEPGELLRLKRKGFSDRRLAKLLETKESEVRYTRHKKGIRPVYKRIDSCAAEFASDTAYLYSTYEQECEANPSNKEKIVILGGGPNRIGQGIEFDYCCVHAALALREDGYETIMVNCNPETVSTDFDTSDRLYFEPLTLEDVLEIIELEKPKGVIVQYGGQTPLKLARALEAAGAPIIGTSPDSIDLAEDRERFQKLLERLNLLQPPNATARSVEQAVNSARELGYPLVVRPSYVLGGRAMEIVFNEEGLRRYMKEAVSVSNDSPVLLDRFLDDAVEMDVDAIYDGETVLIGGLMEHIEQAGVHSGDSACSLPPYDLPVHMQDQLRAQVAKMAEALGVRGLMNTQFAIQGETIYVLEVNPRASRTAPFVSKATGYPLAKIAARVMVGKSLKEQGITEERIPEYFSVKEAVFPFIKFPGVDPLLGPEMKSTGEVMGVGKTFGEAFAKSQRASGVDLSHSGKVLISIRDADKPKLPELAKMLIAKNYEIVATRGTARVLKEAGIPCKEIFKVNEGRPNTVDMIKNGEVQLIVNTTEGVKAVADSFTMRREALQRKVTYYTTMAGARAACYALGELDAGDVNCLQDLHKTF from the coding sequence ATGCCAAAAAGAACCGACATAAAATCGATTTTATTACTGGGCGCCGGACCGATTGTCATCGGTCAGGCCTGCGAGTTCGACTATTCCGGCACCCAAGCTTGCAAAGCCTTGCGAGAAGAGGGTTACCGGGTGATTCTGGTCAACTCCAATCCGGCGACGATCATGACCGACCCGGATATGGCCGATGCGATTTACATTGAGCCTATCGACTGGCAGACCGTCGAAAAAATCATCGAAAAAGAACGCCCCGATGCGGTGCTGCCGACCATGGGCGGCCAGACTGCGTTGAACTGCGCGCTGGCGCTGGACAAGCACGGCGTACTGGAAAAATATGGCGTGGAAATGATAGGCGCGACCAAGGAGGCCATCAATATGGCTGAGGATCGCGCGCTGTTCAATGAAGCAATGGCACGCATCGGTCTGGAAGTGTCCAGAGCTAAAATCGCGCATAACATGGAAGAAGCGTTTGCTGCACAAGAAGAAGTCGGTTACCCCACGGTAGTTCGTCCTTCCTTTACGATGGGCGGCAGCGGCGGCGGTATCGCCTATAACCGCGAAGAGTTCATCGAAATTTGCGAGCGTGGCCTGTATCTGTCCCCGACCAGCGAATTGTTGATCGAAGAATCCATTTTGGGTTGGAAAGAGTTCGAAATGGAAGTGGTGCGGGATTCAAAAGACAACTGCATCATCATCTGCTCGATCGAAAATTTCGATCCGATGGGCGTGCATACCGGTGATTCGATCACCGTCGCGCCGGCGCAAACTTTGACCGATAAGGAATATCAAATTCTGCGTAACGCTTCGTTGGCAGTATTGCGGGAAATCGGCGTCGATACCGGCGGTTCCAATGTGCAGTTTGCCATCAATCCCGATACCGGTCGGCTGATCGTCATTGAGATGAACCCCAGGGTGTCGCGCTCGTCGGCATTGGCTTCCAAAGCCACCGGGTTTCCGATTGCCAAGGTCGCGGCCAAATTGGCTGTGGGCTACACGTTGGATGAACTGCGCAATGAAATCACCGGCGGTGCGACACCGGCGTCGTTCGAGCCGTCTATTGACTATGTGGTCACCAAGGTGCCGCGGTTTGCCTTCGAAAAATTCCCGCAAGCCAATGACCGTCTGACGACGCAGATGAAGTCGGTCGGCGAAGTGATGGCGATTGGTCGTACTTTTCAGGAATCTTTGCAAAAAGCCTTGCGCGGTTTGGAAGTGGGTGTGGATGGTTTGGATGAAATTGCCGATCTAAGCGATGCCAACAGCGAAGACATTATACTCAGGGAGTTGCGTTATCCCGGTCCTGAGCGCTTGTGGTATCTGGCTGACGCCTTTCGCAGCGGTTTGAGTTTCGAAGATATTCATCAGGCTTGTAAGATTGATCCATGGTTCCTGGCGCAGGTCGAGGATTTGGTTGTCACAGAAAAAACCTTGTCTACCAAAACCCTGGCCACATTGGAGCCGGGTGAGTTGTTGCGACTGAAGCGTAAGGGGTTTTCCGATAGACGCTTGGCAAAATTGTTGGAAACCAAAGAATCGGAAGTCCGCTATACCAGACATAAAAAAGGCATCCGTCCGGTATACAAGCGTATCGACTCCTGTGCGGCAGAATTCGCTTCTGATACCGCTTATTTGTATTCGACTTATGAGCAGGAGTGCGAAGCCAATCCGTCCAATAAAGAAAAAATCGTCATTCTCGGCGGCGGTCCAAATCGGATTGGGCAGGGTATTGAATTTGATTATTGCTGCGTGCATGCCGCATTGGCGTTACGTGAAGACGGTTACGAAACCATCATGGTCAACTGTAATCCGGAAACCGTTTCTACTGACTTCGATACTTCGGACCGTTTGTATTTCGAGCCATTAACGCTGGAAGACGTGCTGGAAATCATCGAACTGGAAAAGCCGAAGGGTGTGATCGTCCAATACGGCGGACAAACACCGTTGAAACTGGCCCGGGCCTTGGAGGCCGCTGGTGCGCCGATTATCGGCACTTCGCCCGATTCCATAGACTTGGCCGAAGACCGCGAACGCTTCCAAAAATTGCTGGAGCGTCTGAATCTGTTGCAACCGCCCAATGCCACCGCGCGTTCGGTAGAGCAAGCCGTTAATTCCGCTCGCGAGCTGGGTTATCCGTTGGTCGTACGTCCATCATATGTGTTGGGTGGACGGGCGATGGAGATCGTGTTCAACGAGGAAGGCTTGCGTCGCTATATGAAAGAAGCGGTTAGCGTTTCCAACGATTCGCCGGTGCTGCTGGATCGCTTTCTGGACGATGCGGTGGAAATGGACGTCGATGCGATTTACGACGGCGAAACTGTGTTGATCGGTGGCTTGATGGAGCATATCGAGCAAGCCGGCGTGCATTCCGGCGACTCGGCGTGTTCCTTGCCGCCTTATGATTTGCCCGTGCATATGCAGGATCAATTGCGTGCGCAAGTGGCGAAAATGGCCGAAGCGCTGGGAGTGCGCGGTTTGATGAACACCCAGTTTGCGATTCAAGGCGAAACTATTTACGTGCTGGAAGTCAATCCGCGCGCCTCGCGTACCGCACCGTTCGTGTCCAAGGCTACCGGTTATCCGCTGGCGAAAATCGCCGCGCGGGTTATGGTCGGTAAATCCTTGAAAGAACAGGGCATCACCGAAGAGCGTATTCCCGAGTATTTCTCGGTGAAAGAAGCGGTGTTCCCATTCATTAAGTTCCCCGGCGTCGATCCGTTGTTGGGGCCGGAAATGAAATCGACCGGTGAGGTCATGGGCGTCGGTAAGACCTTCGGGGAAGCGTTTGCTAAATCTCAGCGCGCGTCGGGTGTAGATTTGAGCCACAGCGGCAAAGTTTTGATTAGTATCCGCGACGCCGACAAACCTAAGTTGCCGGAATTAGCCAAAATGCTGATTGCGAAAAACTATGAAATCGTCGCTACGCGCGGCACTGCCAGGGTGTTGAAAGAAGCCGGCATTCCGTGCAAGGAAATCTTCAAGGTCAACGAAGGTCGGCCCAACACCGTGGATATGATTAAAAACGGCGAGGTGCAGTTAATCGTCAATACCACCGAAGGCGTTAAAGCCGTGGCTGATTCGTTTACGATGCGTCGCGAAGCCTTGCAGCGCAAAGTTACCTATTACACGACGATGGCGGGCGCGCGTGCAGCGTGTTATGCCTTGGGTGAACTCGATGCGGGCGATGTGAATTGCCTGCAAGACTTGCACAAAACATTTTAA
- the rlmE gene encoding 23S rRNA (uridine(2552)-2'-O)-methyltransferase RlmE, with amino-acid sequence MARSKSSQQWMQEHFQDEYVKKAQAMGYRSRAVFKLIEIQEKDKIIKPGINIVDLGAAPGGWSEYVSKIVGKKNKVIALDLLAIDPIDGVDFIQGDFREYEVLEQLYKVLDGEPVHLLLSDMAPNMSGSREMDQPRAIYLGELALDAAQHILAKGGTFLIKMFQGAGFDEYYNQVRQQFSSVVIRKPKASRARSNEVYILAKGFK; translated from the coding sequence ATGGCACGCAGCAAAAGTAGCCAGCAATGGATGCAGGAACATTTCCAAGACGAGTATGTCAAGAAAGCACAGGCAATGGGTTATCGCTCTCGTGCCGTGTTCAAACTGATAGAAATCCAAGAAAAAGACAAAATCATAAAACCTGGTATTAATATAGTTGACCTAGGCGCCGCACCGGGCGGGTGGTCGGAATATGTCAGCAAAATCGTCGGTAAAAAAAATAAGGTGATTGCGCTGGATTTGTTGGCTATCGATCCTATTGACGGTGTGGATTTTATTCAAGGCGACTTCCGAGAATACGAAGTGCTTGAGCAACTCTATAAAGTGCTTGATGGCGAACCGGTTCACTTGTTATTGTCGGACATGGCCCCCAATATGAGTGGTAGCCGGGAAATGGATCAGCCGCGGGCGATTTACTTGGGCGAATTGGCCCTGGATGCCGCGCAACACATATTGGCTAAGGGCGGTACGTTTTTGATCAAGATGTTTCAGGGCGCCGGATTTGATGAATACTATAATCAAGTGCGTCAGCAGTTCAGTAGTGTAGTGATTAGAAAGCCGAAAGCTTCGCGGGCCAGAAGTAACGAAGTGTATATTTTGGCGAAAGGTTTTAAATAA
- the yhbY gene encoding ribosome assembly RNA-binding protein YhbY, producing MNPIQKKKLKAQAHPLNPVVIIGQAGLTDAVIKEINVALDAHELIKVKIRAERDERAAIREQICAQTKAELVQSIGQVAVIYRLNPKK from the coding sequence GTGAACCCTATTCAAAAGAAAAAGCTGAAAGCTCAAGCTCACCCGCTAAATCCCGTGGTGATTATCGGCCAGGCCGGCTTGACCGACGCGGTTATTAAAGAAATTAATGTGGCGCTTGACGCTCACGAGTTGATTAAAGTCAAAATTCGCGCGGAAAGAGACGAGCGTGCCGCTATTAGAGAACAAATCTGCGCCCAAACCAAGGCCGAACTGGTGCAATCGATTGGTCAAGTAGCCGTTATTTATCGTTTGAACCCAAAAAAATAA
- the carA gene encoding glutamine-hydrolyzing carbamoyl-phosphate synthase small subunit — MNKPALLVLEDGTVFHGISIGADGCSVGEVVFNTALTGYQEILSDPSYARQIVTLTYPHIGNVGTNAEDDESAKVFASGLVIRDLPLLASSWRNAKTLPEYLREHKVVAIADIDTRKLTRLLRDKGAQRGCIMAGESVDLDAAKQAIEGFPGLQGMDLAKEVTTATSYEWTENVWKLGEGHTQAPNLTKHVVAYDFGIKRNILRLLVNRGCRVTVVPATTPAETVLAMNPDGVFLSNGPGDPEPCTYAIEAIKTILDKKVPVFGICLGHQLLALASGAKTEKMKFGHHGANHPVQELATGRVMISSQNHGFAASPDSLPANLKATYVSLFDGSLQGIARTDVPAFSFQGHPEASPGPHDVESLFDDFIDLMNQPRSA, encoded by the coding sequence TTGAACAAACCTGCATTACTGGTACTAGAAGACGGGACAGTGTTTCACGGCATTTCGATCGGTGCCGACGGCTGTTCCGTGGGAGAAGTGGTTTTTAACACGGCACTGACCGGCTATCAGGAAATACTCAGCGACCCGTCATACGCACGGCAAATCGTCACATTGACCTATCCGCATATAGGCAATGTCGGTACCAACGCTGAAGACGACGAATCGGCAAAAGTGTTTGCCAGTGGTCTGGTGATACGCGACTTGCCTTTGCTGGCCAGCAGCTGGCGTAACGCTAAAACCCTGCCGGAATATCTGCGCGAGCACAAAGTGGTGGCGATTGCCGACATCGATACCCGTAAGTTAACCCGTTTGCTGCGGGATAAAGGCGCGCAGCGCGGTTGCATCATGGCCGGCGAGAGCGTTGATTTAGATGCCGCGAAACAGGCGATCGAAGGTTTTCCTGGTCTGCAAGGTATGGATCTGGCTAAGGAAGTGACGACGGCCACGAGCTACGAATGGACCGAAAACGTCTGGAAACTCGGCGAAGGCCATACTCAAGCGCCCAATCTGACTAAACATGTCGTGGCTTACGATTTTGGCATTAAGCGCAATATCCTGCGTTTGCTGGTCAATCGCGGCTGTAGGGTGACGGTTGTGCCGGCTACTACGCCAGCCGAAACGGTTTTGGCAATGAATCCCGACGGTGTATTTCTCTCCAATGGCCCAGGGGACCCGGAGCCATGCACGTATGCAATCGAAGCGATTAAAACCATCTTGGATAAAAAAGTACCGGTGTTTGGCATTTGCTTGGGGCATCAGTTATTGGCCTTAGCCAGCGGCGCAAAAACCGAAAAAATGAAGTTCGGCCATCACGGCGCCAACCACCCGGTGCAAGAACTGGCAACCGGTCGGGTGATGATCAGCAGCCAAAACCACGGCTTTGCCGCCAGCCCGGATTCTTTGCCGGCCAATCTAAAGGCAACCTATGTGTCGCTGTTCGACGGTAGTTTGCAAGGCATCGCTCGCACCGACGTGCCGGCCTTCAGCTTTCAAGGGCATCCGGAAGCCAGCCCTGGTCCGCACGATGTCGAGTCCTTGTTCGACGATTTCATCGATTTGATGAATCAGCCTCGTTCCGCTTAA
- the ftsH gene encoding ATP-dependent zinc metalloprotease FtsH, whose translation MIKNLILWVVIAVVLMAVFNSFGSRAIRSDATFSYSQLIDAVKAGQVQQVAISDNTVKGKMVSGDKFKTYMPNDPHLIDDLLANGVEISVQPPEEPSMLMQIFVSFGPILLLIAVWVFFMRQMQGGGVGGRGGAMGFGKSKARMLDQDQNKVTFADVAGCDEAKEEVEEMVDFLKDPAKYQKLGGKVPRGALMVGPPGTGKTLLARAIAGEAKVPFFTISGSDFVEMFVGVGASRVRDMFEQAKKHAPCIIFIDEIDAVGRSRGAGLGGGNDEREQTLNQLLVEMDGFEGHEGIIVIAATNRSDVLDKALLRPGRFDRQVVVGLPDVRGREQILNVHLKKVPAADDVKIKYIAQGTPGFSGADLANLVNEAALFAARYNKRLVSMVDLEKAKDKLIMGAERRSMVMDEKEKKMTAYHEAGHAIVGRLVPEHDPVYKVSIMPRGRALGVTMFLPERDQYSASKRKLDSMISSLYGGRIAEELIFGWEQVSTGASNDIERATELARNMVTKWGLSQRLGPLAYSEEEGEIFLGRSVTQHKSVAEETSHTIDEEIRSIIDRNYERAEKILKENEDILHAMADALMKYETIDKYQIDDLMERKPVREPKGWDDTPSSSGGIKSDHWDQKDTDPSIGGAAEQG comes from the coding sequence ATGATTAAAAATTTAATTTTGTGGGTGGTCATCGCCGTAGTGTTGATGGCTGTATTCAACAGTTTCGGGTCGCGGGCGATTCGTAGCGACGCGACTTTTTCGTACTCGCAATTGATCGACGCTGTCAAAGCTGGACAAGTTCAGCAGGTTGCGATCTCCGATAATACTGTCAAAGGCAAAATGGTCTCCGGCGATAAGTTTAAGACTTATATGCCTAACGATCCGCATTTGATCGACGATCTGTTGGCTAACGGTGTGGAAATATCTGTTCAGCCTCCCGAAGAACCTTCGATGCTGATGCAAATATTCGTGTCATTCGGCCCGATTTTGTTGCTGATAGCGGTTTGGGTATTCTTCATGCGCCAGATGCAGGGTGGCGGCGTGGGCGGTCGTGGCGGCGCTATGGGCTTTGGTAAAAGCAAAGCGCGGATGTTGGATCAGGATCAAAACAAAGTGACCTTCGCCGATGTGGCGGGGTGCGACGAGGCGAAGGAAGAGGTCGAAGAAATGGTCGACTTCCTTAAAGACCCCGCAAAATACCAAAAGCTGGGTGGCAAAGTGCCGCGCGGCGCCTTGATGGTCGGTCCCCCGGGTACCGGTAAAACCTTGTTGGCTAGAGCGATTGCCGGCGAAGCAAAAGTGCCGTTTTTCACTATTTCCGGTTCGGACTTTGTGGAAATGTTCGTCGGTGTCGGTGCTTCCAGGGTGCGTGACATGTTCGAACAAGCTAAAAAACACGCACCTTGCATCATCTTCATTGACGAGATCGATGCCGTTGGTCGTTCACGCGGCGCCGGTTTAGGCGGTGGTAACGACGAGCGTGAACAAACTTTGAACCAGTTGCTGGTTGAGATGGATGGCTTCGAAGGTCACGAAGGTATTATTGTTATCGCTGCAACCAACCGTTCCGACGTACTGGATAAAGCGTTGTTGCGCCCAGGTCGTTTCGACCGTCAAGTGGTGGTCGGATTGCCCGATGTTAGGGGGCGTGAGCAGATTCTTAATGTGCATCTGAAAAAAGTACCGGCGGCGGACGATGTCAAAATAAAATACATCGCGCAAGGTACGCCAGGATTCTCCGGTGCGGATTTAGCCAACTTGGTTAACGAGGCTGCCTTGTTCGCCGCGCGCTATAACAAGCGTTTGGTCAGCATGGTTGATTTGGAAAAAGCCAAGGACAAGCTGATCATGGGTGCGGAAAGACGCTCCATGGTGATGGACGAGAAAGAAAAGAAAATGACCGCATATCACGAAGCCGGTCACGCTATCGTTGGTCGCTTGGTACCTGAGCACGATCCTGTCTACAAAGTCAGCATCATGCCGCGCGGCCGTGCGTTGGGTGTAACAATGTTCTTGCCGGAACGCGATCAGTACAGTGCCAGCAAACGTAAACTGGATAGCATGATTTCCAGCTTGTACGGCGGTCGGATTGCCGAGGAATTGATTTTCGGTTGGGAACAAGTTTCCACTGGTGCTTCCAATGACATCGAACGCGCTACCGAGTTGGCCAGAAACATGGTCACCAAATGGGGCTTGTCGCAACGTCTTGGCCCCTTGGCGTACAGCGAAGAAGAAGGCGAGATTTTCTTGGGCCGCTCCGTAACTCAACATAAATCTGTGGCGGAAGAGACTTCGCACACCATCGACGAAGAAATCCGGTCTATCATTGATAGAAATTATGAAAGAGCTGAAAAGATTCTGAAAGAAAACGAAGATATTCTGCATGCAATGGCAGATGCCTTGATGAAGTATGAAACCATCGATAAATATCAAATCGATGATTTGATGGAAAGAAAGCCGGTGAGAGAGCCAAAAGGTTGGGACGACACCCCGTCTTCCAGCGGCGGTATCAAAAGCGATCATTGGGATCAGAAAGATACCGACCCGTCGATCGGAGGCGCGGCCGAGCAGGGCTGA
- a CDS encoding response regulator transcription factor: MHKVLIIDDDVELAGLFQEYLAQEGFAVDVSNTGASGLQHALSGEYQLVILDIMLPDIKGTEILTRIRLESRVPVLMFTAKGDDVDRIIGLESGADDYVPKPCTPRELVARIRAILRRTQPAANLSPGPIVAGPLKLWPEKRKAAWFEQDLDLTSTEFNLLETLASQVGRVVSKNELSEKALGRPLARFDRSIDVHMSSIRQKLGNQPDGRSYIQTVRGQGYQMIKE; this comes from the coding sequence ATGCACAAAGTGTTAATTATCGATGACGACGTAGAACTGGCCGGATTGTTCCAGGAGTATCTGGCGCAGGAAGGTTTTGCGGTGGACGTCAGCAATACCGGCGCATCCGGACTGCAACATGCCCTATCCGGCGAATATCAACTGGTCATTTTGGACATCATGTTGCCGGATATCAAAGGCACCGAGATATTGACGCGCATCCGCCTGGAAAGCAGGGTTCCGGTACTGATGTTCACAGCCAAGGGCGATGACGTCGACCGCATCATTGGCCTGGAATCCGGTGCCGACGACTATGTCCCCAAGCCTTGCACGCCCAGAGAGCTGGTCGCAAGAATCCGCGCAATTTTGCGCCGAACCCAGCCCGCCGCCAATCTCTCGCCCGGACCGATTGTGGCCGGCCCGCTGAAACTGTGGCCGGAAAAACGCAAAGCTGCCTGGTTCGAACAAGACCTGGACCTAACCAGCACCGAGTTCAATTTGCTGGAAACTTTGGCCAGTCAGGTGGGCCGGGTCGTCAGCAAAAACGAGCTCTCCGAAAAAGCTCTGGGACGGCCACTGGCACGTTTCGATAGAAGCATCGATGTGCATATGAGCAGCATCCGCCAGAAACTCGGCAACCAGCCGGACGGCCGCTCTTACATTCAGACCGTGCGCGGCCAAGGCTACCAGATGATCAAGGAATAA
- a CDS encoding Spy/CpxP family protein refolding chaperone, with translation MKKLVLLLGLLPLTAMAQPPHGEHHGGGKPPMHMFGEADGEQHLPRYLKKLDLSEKQEADIKNLMKTRFGDGQARFKEEHALRGELHALSFSADYDEGKTKALLEKSTAMHQQMALEKSKLDHEIFMLLTAEQQEKLKAEIGKFEH, from the coding sequence ATGAAAAAATTAGTATTGTTACTCGGCTTGTTACCCTTAACCGCGATGGCTCAGCCACCGCATGGCGAACACCACGGCGGCGGCAAACCGCCGATGCATATGTTCGGCGAAGCGGACGGCGAGCAACATTTGCCGCGGTATTTGAAGAAACTTGATCTCAGCGAAAAGCAGGAAGCCGATATCAAAAATTTAATGAAGACCCGATTCGGCGACGGGCAGGCCCGTTTTAAAGAAGAGCATGCATTGAGAGGCGAATTGCACGCTTTGAGCTTTTCCGCCGATTACGATGAGGGAAAGACCAAAGCCTTGCTTGAGAAATCTACCGCTATGCATCAGCAGATGGCTTTGGAAAAATCCAAGCTTGATCATGAGATTTTTATGTTGTTAACGGCTGAACAGCAAGAAAAACTGAAAGCTGAAATCGGCAAATTCGAACACTGA
- a CDS encoding ATP-binding protein: protein MGRLFWKFFFAFWLALLTAGIGVGTAVWLRHSAQQNLSSKAADVVDVRRASLVKLAASTLPHGGVKGLHDFIQTLQNTRFPPIYAVDDTDRELLGRPLATEVLQQARALHRKNAYPDAIQMISADNGHRYLLFVPLPEHGFGDLFRPSFPGHPGLSPFGFDGPMPGDRPPPPSGNPEEHSPRPHREPPAPILPIISGCLASLLFSGLLAWYFAKPIRNLRDAFSAVAQGRLNTRIGNAMGRRSDELADLGRDFDHMVQKICSLISAQQHLLHDVSHELRSPLARIQAAIGLAQQQPEKLPATLERIERESQRISDLVGELLMLSKLEAGVAPEKIDRINLADLLADIVADVRFETGPKSIALSYHGNIDAVVECQSELLHRAIENVLRNAVQHCKAEGTVLIAADFSSDNHCLRIRVDDDGPGVPAQDLTAIFQPFFRSGQAQKPHSTGLGLTIAHRAVEAHGGSISASNRPQGGLSVLIEIPFPTRQANQR, encoded by the coding sequence ATGGGCAGATTGTTCTGGAAGTTTTTCTTTGCGTTCTGGCTGGCGTTGTTAACGGCGGGCATTGGTGTGGGTACCGCCGTTTGGCTCAGACACTCCGCGCAGCAAAACCTGTCGTCCAAGGCGGCCGATGTCGTCGATGTCAGACGCGCCTCGCTGGTCAAACTGGCCGCCAGCACGTTGCCGCATGGCGGCGTCAAGGGCTTGCACGACTTTATTCAGACCTTACAAAACACCCGTTTCCCACCGATATACGCAGTAGACGATACGGACCGGGAGTTGTTGGGCAGGCCGTTAGCGACAGAGGTATTGCAACAGGCCCGAGCCTTACATCGAAAAAATGCCTACCCGGATGCCATACAAATGATTTCGGCCGACAACGGTCACCGCTATTTGCTGTTCGTGCCCTTGCCAGAGCACGGCTTTGGCGACCTGTTCAGGCCGTCATTTCCGGGTCATCCCGGACTATCTCCCTTTGGCTTCGACGGCCCTATGCCTGGAGATCGGCCGCCCCCGCCGAGCGGTAACCCGGAGGAGCATAGCCCTCGCCCGCACCGCGAACCGCCCGCGCCGATTTTACCGATAATCTCCGGCTGTTTGGCCAGTCTGCTGTTCAGCGGACTGTTGGCCTGGTATTTCGCCAAACCCATTCGCAACCTGCGCGATGCGTTTAGCGCTGTGGCTCAAGGCCGGCTGAATACGCGAATCGGTAATGCAATGGGTAGACGGAGCGACGAATTGGCGGACCTGGGTCGCGACTTTGACCATATGGTGCAAAAAATCTGCTCGCTAATCAGTGCCCAGCAACATCTGCTGCACGATGTGTCTCACGAACTGCGCTCACCGTTGGCGCGGATTCAGGCGGCTATCGGTCTGGCCCAACAACAACCGGAAAAATTGCCGGCCACGCTGGAACGTATCGAACGTGAATCGCAACGTATCAGTGATTTGGTGGGCGAACTATTGATGCTATCGAAGCTGGAAGCGGGCGTCGCGCCGGAAAAAATCGACCGAATCAATCTCGCCGATCTGTTGGCCGATATTGTCGCCGACGTGCGTTTCGAGACGGGACCAAAGAGTATCGCTTTGAGCTATCACGGCAACATCGATGCGGTGGTCGAATGCCAAAGCGAACTATTGCATCGCGCTATCGAAAACGTGCTGCGTAATGCGGTGCAGCACTGTAAAGCCGAAGGCACGGTATTAATTGCCGCCGATTTCAGTAGCGATAATCATTGCTTAAGAATTCGGGTGGACGATGACGGCCCTGGGGTACCCGCTCAGGATTTGACGGCTATTTTTCAGCCGTTTTTCCGTAGCGGCCAAGCACAAAAGCCGCACAGCACCGGCCTGGGACTCACCATCGCGCATCGCGCCGTCGAAGCGCATGGCGGCAGCATCAGCGCCAGCAACCGGCCGCAAGGCGGTTTAAGCGTGCTGATTGAGATCCCGTTTCCAACCCGGCAAGCAAACCAGAGGTAA